One genomic window of Mycosarcoma maydis chromosome 20, whole genome shotgun sequence includes the following:
- a CDS encoding uncharacterized protein (related to phenylacetyl-CoA ligase), producing MIFTSASEPVRELPDDLDVYGCMYEYFPPSRPDLRNTGLPLLIDEETSQQFTFEQAKETTDHLSVALYEKCGIRPDTRASIYATNSVYFPMAVWAMHRLGATISPANPAFLAKELTFQLEASDSKLLFVSEDEVSLENGFAAAKQANIPRDRVVIIQEPATVLKYTESNYGRIQRKSHGAWTLAGLIEEGREAVKAKGHTILDSTRYKLKSGEGKTKIAFLSFSSGTTGLPKGVAIQHYAVTSNALQTMAHNKVGNTIGARGRFCPGKDVSLGVLPQSHIYGLSTVTHFPFFAGIANLVLRKFRGIEAMIQTIIKYKISLWWVVPPQVVLLCKDPCVGKYLDDLRKVGRFAMVGAAPLSDELSRQFTKRFPDLDWGQGSGMTETCSVTTMFPVGERAVMGSAGRLISNTEAKVVDSNGNELGYDELGELWLRGPQITLGYTNNEQATKDTYLPDGWLRSGDEVKISRQGDVFFIDRLKELIKVKGFQVAPAELEGFLLDHPDVSDCGVIGIPDEAAGELPFAFVALSHNARKRTKEGGSDQENAIKSSIIKFVADNKVRYKHLCGVTFLDTIPKTASGKILRREMREMAKKLPAEAFREKRRIVVKM from the exons ATGATCTTCACCTCGGCCTCCGAGCCCGTTCGAGAGCTCCCAGACGATCTGGACGTCTACGGATGTATGTACGAGTACTTTCCTCCAAGCCGCCCCGACCTACGAAACACAGGCCTGCCACTCCTGATTGACGAAGAGACGTCGCAACAATTTACCTTTGAACAAGCCAAGGAAACGACCGATCATCTCTCCGTTGCTCTATATGAGAAATGTGGGATTCGACCCGATACACGAGCCAGCATCTATGCAACCAACAGCGTATACTTTCCAATGGCTGTTTGGGCCATGCACCGTCTTGGCGCTACCATTTCGCCGGCAAACCCAGCCTTCCTAGCGAAAGAGCTAACATTCCAGTTGGAAGCGTCTGATTCAAAGTTGTTGTTTGTcagcgaggacgaggtgtCGCTAGAGAATGGGtttgcagctgcaaagcAAGCCAACATTCCGAGGGACAGGGTGGTAATCATTCAGGAGCCGGCGACGGTGCTCAAGTATACCGAATCGAACTACGGTCGAATTCAGCGAAAGTCACATGGTGCCTGGACGCTCGCCGGTTTAATCGAGGAAGGACGCGAAGCTGTCAAGGCGAAAGGTCACACAATCCTTGATTCGACTCGCTACAAGCTCAAATCCGGCGAGGGAAAGACCAAGATCGccttcttgtccttttCTTCCGGGACAACGGGGCTTCCCAAAGGCGTGGCGATCCAACACTACGCTGTCACGTCAAACGCACTTCAAACTATGGCTCACAATAAAGTGGGCAATACCATCGGTGCACGCGGTCGCTTCTGCCCTGGAAAAGATGTGTCCTTGGGCGTGCTTCCGCAGTCCCATATCTATGGACTTTCGACTGTGACGCACTTCCCTTTCTTTGCTGGGATTGCCAATTTGGTTCTGCGCAAGTTTCGTGGGATCGAAGCCATGATCCAGACCATCATCAAGTACAAGATCAGTCTGTGGTGGGTGGTTCCTCCCCAAGTGGTGCTGCTTTGCAAAGATCCGTGCGTCGGCAAGTATCTTGACGATCTTCGCAAGGTCGGTCGGTTCGCCATGGTCGGTGCAGCGCCTCTTTCAGATGAACTGAGTCGCCAGTTCACCAAGCGCTTCCCAGACCTGGACTGGGGCCAAGGATCGGGTATGACCGAGACATGTTCCGTGACCACCATGTTCCCCGTCGGTGAGCGCGCTGTTATGGGCTCGGCCGGACGACTCATTTCCAACACGGAAGCCAAGGTGGTCGATTCCAACGGTAACGAGCTTGGCTACGACGAGTTGGGCGAACTTTGGCTTCGTGGACCTCAGATCACCCTCGGCTACACCAACAATGAACAGGCTACAAAAGACACTTACCTTCCTGACGGATGGCTGCGCAGTGGAGATGAAGTCAAAATCAGCCGTCAGGGGGACGTGTTCTTCATTGATCGCTTGAAAGAGCTGATCAAAGTGAAAGGGTTCCAAGTGGCACCTGCCGAGTTGGAGGGATTTCTGCTAGATCATCCAGATGTCTCGGATTGCGGCGTAATCGGCATTCCAGACGAAGCAGCGGGTGAACTGCCTTTTGCGTTCGTTGCGCTGTCACATAATGCCAGGAAGCGTACCAAAGAGGGAGGAAGCGACCAGGAGAATGCCATCAAGAGCTCCATCATCAAATTTGTTGCTGACAACAAGGTTCGCTACAAACACCTCTGTGGTGTCACTTT CCTCGACACGATCCCAAAGACGGCATCGGGCAAAATCCTGCGCCGAGAAATGAGAGAAatggccaagaagctgccTGCCGAAGCATTCCGGGAGAAGCGCAGGATTGTCGTCAAAATGTGA
- a CDS encoding TATA-binding protein-associated factor TAF11 produces MSSSQQTQGDGSMQGSHLPNMSGESAIPASFFDIPIEYESTDGNINMDFASISGFPATDTPMPNAPDFDALTVQIAANMPPLDSFSTYPMASPSQMAQAPQPNPTNMAIKMELDDLSSIAPSPSIASEVSTSKPSSLKAKKPSKQKADGTETKPKPKKPKKKSTTGAATTDATAFSSSAQPSNVTAASTAPKPKKTSKNKASDKDKSKEEAHQQPTSTAASPAPFATPVSSSKESKPKAKKAGGSKVGTKAGSKARSSTARSASRKSSMGRDATTPAASRVDSQRPNDEANDDDEPASNVQAPPPEEDEEAEDEEADADDGVEELGRDHFSTQEAIYAAQQRNMGLLSMVMDEDQLDRHMASRRGALNKTNVRKLVNHVLSQSVSQHVAMVVSGVAKIFVGEIIETAREIQSIRGEHGPLRPNHLREAHRQYYLKRERPGHYPPGTNTGHPGVGKRRRLF; encoded by the coding sequence atgtcgtcgtcgcagCAAACACAAGGAGACGGCAGTATGCAGGGCTCTCATTTGCCAAATATGTCAGGCGAAAGCGCCATTCCAGCCTCCTTCTTCGACATACCTATCGAGTACGAGTCCACGGATGGTAACATCAATATGGACTTTGCATCGATATCAGGCTTTCCTGCTACCGACACACCTATGCCGAATGCGCCCGACTTCGATGCGCTTACTGTGCAGATTGCTGCCAATATGCCGCCGCTCGACTCTTTCAGCACCTACCCAATGGCCAGTCCCTCGCAAATGGCACAAGCGCCGCAACCTAACCCGACAAATATGGCCATCAAAATGgagctcgatgatctcAGCAGCATAGCCCCATCTCCCTCTATCGCCTCCGAAGTTTCGACGTCCAAGCCTTCTTCTCTCAAAGCAAAGAAGCCGTCCAAACAAAAGGCGGATGGAACAGAGACGAAGCCGAAACcgaagaagccgaagaAGAAATCTACTACCGGGGCAGCCACCACTGATGCAACTGCCTTCAGCTCATCCGCACAGCCATCCAATGTCACGGCGGCTTCTACGGCACCCAAACCCAAGAAGACGTCAAAAAATAAGGCGTCAGATAAGGATAAGAGCAAAGAGGAAGCacaccagcagccaacTTCTACTGCCGCATCACCTGCACCATTCGCAACCCCTGTCTCGTCTTCGAAAGAATCCAAACCCAAAGCGAAGAAGGCAGGCGGATCGAAAGTAGGTACAAAGGCcggcagcaaagcaaggTCCTCCACTGCCAGATCAGCATCACGCAAATCATCTATGGGCAGAGACGCTACCACCCCCGCCGCATCACGCGTCGACAGCCAGCGTCCAAACGACGAAGCaaacgatgacgacgagccgGCTTCGAATGTAcaagcaccaccaccagaagaagacgaagaagcggaagacgaagaggccGACGCAGATGACGGCGTTGAAGAGCTGGGCCGGGATCACTTCTCCACACAGGAAGCCATCTATGCGGCACAGCAACGCAACATGGGTCTGCTCTCCATGGTCATGGATGAAgatcaactcgatcgacatATGGCCTCGCGTAGAGGTGCACTCAACAAAACAAATGTTCGGAAACTCGTCAACCACGTCTTGTCACAGTCCGTTTCGCAGCACGTCGCCATGGTGGTTTCCGGTGTAGCCAAGATCTTTGTTGGAGAAATCATTGAAACGGCTCGCGAGATTCAATCAATACGCGGAGAGCACGGTCCACTCAGACCCAATCATCttcgagaagcgcatcgacaGTACTACCTGAAGCGTGAGCGTCCGGGTCATTACCCACCAGGAACCAACACGGGCCATCCTGGTGTGGGAAAGAGGAGGCGCCTCTTCTAG
- a CDS encoding putative chimeric spermidine synthase/saccharopine reductase, translating into MGVITHPNIRDGWFHETNSQWPGQAMSLEVQRILHHEKSLFQDVLVFESTTFGNVLVLDGVIQCTERDEFSYQEMIAHLPIASHPNPERVLVIGGGDGGVLREVVKHDSVKEAVLCDIDEAVPRVSKQYLPHMAEGLTHPKSTVIIGDGFAFLQDPKNKASFDVIITDSSDPVGPAEALFQQPYFALLKEALKPGGHISTQAECVWIHLNLIGELRRSTKELFPVADYAFTTIPTYPSGQIGFVVCSLDANRNVREPLREVPDCRYYNSQVHKAAFTVPEFARKVIEDGAPAPGRVIPTGEGIAKTQRAPKKILLLGSGYVAGPFAQYVTRFPEYSLTVASSKLEHSERLTQGLHNASAAAVDVNDAAALSALVKGHDIVISLIPYIYHAAVIKAACEHKVNVVTTSYVSDAIRALEPEIQKAGITVMNEIGLDPGLDHLYAVKAIDDVHAEGGKIKSFLSYCGGLPAPEAADNPLGYKFSWSSRGVLLALRNTAKFWQDGQELTVSGHELMAAAKSFYINPAFAFVAYPNRDSTPFKQWYNIPEAETVIRGTLRYQGFPEFILALVKLGFLDEESKPFLAYNTKATWAEVTANMVGASSTSETDLIAAVKAKVSFKSAQEEETIIRGLRWLDLFSTTAPVTVRGTAAQEAAQVAGNPLDSLCATLEDKCAYAPGERDMVMLQHKFEIETASGEHKTLTSTLLDYGIPHGVTSMAKLVGVPCAIATRLILEGHPALSKTGILAPYTKDICDPIRLELEKEGIALEERYV; encoded by the coding sequence ATGGGCGTCATCACTCACCCCAACATCCGCGATGGATGGTTCCACGAGACCAACTCACAATGGCCCGGTCAGGCCATGAGCCTCGAGGTTCAGCGCATCCTCCACCACGAAAAATCGCTTTTCCAGGACGTTCTGGTCTTCGAATCTACCACGTTTGGCAATGTTCTTGTTCTCGACGGTGTCATTCAGTGCACCGAGCGCGACGAGTTTTCCTACCAGGAGATGATTGCTCACCTTCCCATCGCCTCGCACCCCAACCCCGAGCGCGTTCTTGTCAttggcggtggtgatggtggtgtgcTCCGCGAGGTCGTCAAGCACGACTCGGTCAAGGAGGCTGTTCTTTGCGACATTGACGAGGCTGTTCCCCGTGTCTCCAAGCAGTATCTTCCTCACATGGCCGAAGGTCTCACTCACCCCAAGTCCACTGTGATCATTGGCGACGGCTTTGCTTTCCTCCAGGACCCCAAGAACAAGGCCAGCTTCGACGTTATCATCACCGATTCCTCCGACCCTGTCGGTCCCGCAGAGGCGCTTTTCCAGCAGCCGTACTTTGCTCTTCTCAAAGAAGCCCTCAAGCCTGGTGGACACATCTCTACCCAGGCCGAGTGTGTTTGGATTCACCTCAACCTAATCGGCGAGCTTCGACGATCCACTAAGGAGCTCTTCCCTGTCGCCGACTACGCTTTCACCACCATTCCCACCTACCCCTCCGGTCAGATTGGTTTCGTCGTGTgctcgctcgacgccaaTCGCAACGTCCGCGAGCCTCTTCGTGAAGTTCCAGACTGCCGATACTACAACTCACAGGTGCACAAGGCCGCTTTCACCGTCCCCGAGTTCGCCCGCAAGGTCATCGAGGATGGTGCACCCGCCCCTGGCCGTGTGATCCCCACCGGTGAAGGCATCGCAAAGACCCAGCGCGCTCCCAAGAAGATTCTTCTGCTTGGCTCCGGCTATGTTGCTGGCCCCTTTGCTCAGTACGTCACCCGCTTCCCCGAGTACAGTCTTACCGTCGCTTCTTCCAAGCTTGAGCACTCGGAGCGCCTCACTCAAGGCCTCCACAACgcatcggcagctgccGTTGATGTCAACGATGCTGCCGCGCTCTccgcgctcgtcaaggGTCACGACATTgtcatctcgctcatccCCTACATCTACCACGCTGCCGTCATCAAGGCCGCTTGCGAACACAAGGTCAACGTCGTCACCACCTCGTACGTCTCGGACGCCATTCGTGCTCTTGAGCCCGAGATCCAAAAGGCGGGTATCACCGTCATGAACGAGATCGGTCTCGACCCTGGTCTGGACCACCTCTACGCCGTCAAGGCCATCGACGATGTTCACGCCGAAGGTGGTAAGATCAAGTCGTTCCTCTCCTACTGCGGTGGCTTGCCTGCTCCTGAGGCGGCCGACAACCCGCTCGGCTACAAGTTCTCCTGGTCGTCGCGTGGCGTTTTGCTGGCCCTCCGAAACACCGCCAAGTTCTGGCAGGATGGCCAGGAGCTCACCGTCTCTGGTCACGAGCTCATGGCCGCTGCCAAGAGCTTTTACATTAACCCTGCATTCGCCTTTGTCGCTTACCCTAACCGTGACTCGACTCCCTTCAAGCAGTGGTATAACATCCCCGAGGCCGAGACTGTAATCCGCGGTACTCTGCGATACCAAGGCTTCCCCGAATTCATCCTCGCTCTTGTCAAGCTCGGATTCCTCGACGAGGAGTCCAAACCCTTCCTTGCCTACAACACCAAGGCCACGTGGGCTGAGGTCACTGCTAACATGGTCGgcgcctcgtccacctctGAGACCGATCTGATCGCTGCtgtcaaggccaaggtcTCGTTCAAGTCGGCGCAGGAAGAGGAGACCATTATCCGAGGTCTGCGATGGCTCGACCTGTTCTCCACTACCGCCCCCGTCACGGTACGCGGCACTGCGGCGCAGGAGGCGGCGCAGGTGGCCGGTAACccgctcgactcgctctgCGCTACGCTCGAGGACAAGTGCGCCTACGCTCCCGGTGAGCGTGACATGGTCATGCTCCAGCACAAGTTTGAGATCGAGACCGCCAGTGGCGAGCACAAGAcgctcacctcgacctTGCTCGATTACGGTATCCCTCATGGCGTCACTTCAAtggccaagcttgtcgGTGTGCCCTGCGCCATTGCCACGCGCTTGATCCTGGAAGGCCACCCCGCCCTCTCCAAGACTGGTATCCTTGCCCCTTACACCAAGGACATCTGCGATCCCAtccgtctcgagcttgagaaGGAGGGTATCGCTCTCGAGGAGCGATACGTTTAG
- a CDS encoding double-stranded DNA-dependent ATPase (related to IRC3 - putative RNA helicase of the DEAH/D-box family), with amino-acid sequence MATLLLAGRLSRSACAYVGAPRSLLFVRPLSTVDAERIAIAHRSTVATPPPLRRLSCSSSLEVSTKSLSEQTPTASIATADDSAAPAFSLRPYQEECIQDCLSALDCGVTRIGVSSPTGSGKTTIFTHLIDRLPPRSDTGGQRVAIIVNSIELALQAANAVTSMFPEKSVEIEQGSKYRASGMADVTVATYQTLNRSQQRLDKFDPDEFKAVVVDEAHHAAAPSYLKVLSHFDPLIGLGLEQRQGQCSVPTASVPVIGFSATFSRHDGLALGKVFDRIVFHKDFLEMIGEKWLCPIRFTSIKADIDLASVKISNLNSDFATSSLAAVVNTEVVNKIILKAWIDRAHKHRRSTLIFAVNIEHVQELTNTFRSAGIDARYLHGGTPMPERRQLLEDFRNGVYPVLVNCAILTEGADVPAIDCVLLARPTRSRNLFSQMIGRGLRLSPKTGKKDCLVLDIVGNIEKGVVCTPTLFGLDADDIIEDESAEGLLERSHQAEQLDSAEVEDHDDPFDIPLTDPTKITYIDYDDPYQLQQAMLSRSSVVETMSSNAWVDCGGQTYILDVPRYGFVTVERNSDASERDDSEKAEWTSWFTPSNSDADEAAAASGHSTTASTGGSRGSRSRWATRSGSPYRRPRHVLLSTTLEQAIRGSDLYVQKSILRNSPQLFAMLNRRAHWRSTKATDSQRRLVEKRLGLSKSIPTADSDVLGTNPKKTALTSLSQLTKGQASTILTRLLHGAKARWKDKAKQANKLWRHSEREKARVQRETVKVGPLPVG; translated from the coding sequence ATGGCTACATTGCTTCTGGCTGGAAGGCTGAGCAGAAGCGCTTGTGCCTACGTCGGGGCTCCGCGCTCACTGCTCTTTGTGAGACCCCTCTCGACAGTTGATGCCGAGAGGATCGCAATCGCCCACCGTAGCACCGTCGCTACGCCACCACCATTACGACGCCTATCGTGCTCATCGTCTCTTGAAGTCTCAACAAAATCCTTGTCGGAACAGACGCCGACAGCGTCAATAGCAACCGCTGACGACTCTGCAGCACCAGCCTTCTCGCTCCGGCCGTACCAAGAAGAATGTATCCAAGACTGTCTCTCCGCCCTCGACTGCGGAGTCACCCGCATCGGCGTCTCTTCTCCCACAGGAAGCGGAAAGACCACCATATTCACCCACCTCATAGACCGGCTCCCTCCTCGCTCCGACACAGGCGGACAACGTGtggccatcatcgtcaactcgatcgagctAGCACTTCAAGCAGCCAATGCAGTCACCAGCATGTTCCCCGAAAAGTCGGTCGAAATCGAGCAGGGCTCCAAGTACAGAGCTTCTGGTATGGCTGATGTGACAGTGGCGACATATCAGACGCTGAACAGaagccagcagcggctCGACAAGTTCGATCCGGATGAATTCAAAGCTGTcgtggtggacgaggcgcaCCATGCAGCTGCTCCTTCGTACCTTAAGGTCTTGTCGCATTTCGATCCGCTCATCGGCCTAGGTCTGGAGCAACGCCAGGGGCAATGCAGCGTCCCAACCGCAAGCGTACCTGTCATTGGCTTTTCTGCGACTTTTAGCAGACACGATGGTCTAGCATTAGGCAAAGTGTTTGACCGTATCGTTTTCCATAAAGACTTTCTCGAGATGATCGGCGAGAAATGGCTCTGTCCCATTCGTTTCACTTCCATCAAAGCCGACATTGATCTCGCCTCGGTCAAGATCTCGAATCTCAATTCCGACTTTGCTACTTCTTCCCTTGCCGCGGTTGTCAACACTGAAGTGGTCAACAAGATCATCCTCAAAGCGTGGATCGATCGCGCCCACAAACATCGTCGCTCCACGCTCATCTTTGCCGTAAACATCGAACACGTTCAAGAACTGACCAACACTTTTAGAAGCGCGGGCATCGATGCGCGCTACTTGCATGGAGGCACGCCCATGCCAGAACGGCGTCAGCTGCTGGAAGATTTCCGCAACGGAGTCTACCCTGTTCTTGTCAACTGTGCAATATTGACGGAGGGTGCAGATGTGCCCGCGATCGACTGTGTGCTTCTTGCCCGACCAACCCGGTCGAGGAACTTGTTCTCGCAGATGATCGGGCGCGGACTACGCCTGTCGCCCAAGACAGGCAAGAAGGACTGCTTGGtgctcgacattgttgGTAACATCGAAAAGGGTGTCGTCTGCACTCCAACATTGTTTGGCCTCGATGCGGATGACATTATCGAGGATGAATCAGCAGAAGGCTTGTTGGAAAGATCGCATCAAGCCGAACAGTTAGACTCAGCAGAAGTGGAGGACCATGATGATCCATTCGACATCCCGCTGACAGACCCGACCAAGATCACCTACATTGACTATGACGATCCATATCAGCTTCAGCAGGCAATGTTGTCACGTTCGAGCGTGGTCGAGACCATGAGTTCGAACGCCTGGGTCGACTGCGGTGGTCAAACGTACATTCTCGATGTGCCAAGGTACGGATTTGTTACTGTCGAACGCAATTCGGATGCATCTGAAAGAGATGATAGTGAAAAGGCAGAGTGGACTTCCTGGTTCACGCCTTCTAACTCGGACGCAGACGAagctgcggctgcatcgGGTCATTCGACAACCGCTTCGACTGGTGGATCACGCGGTAGTCGCAGTAGATGGGCGACGCGTAGTGGATCGCCTTATCGTCGACCGCGCCACGTGCTCTTGTCGACTACACTGGAACAGGCCATCCGTGGTTCCGATCTGTACGTCCAGAAATCCATCCTGCGTAACTCACCGCAGCTGTTCGCCATGCTTAACCGCCGAGCTCACTGGCGGAGCACAAAAGCCACCGACTCGCAACGAAGGCTCGTAGAGAAACGTCTGGGGCTATCCAAGTCGATCCCCACTGCAGATTCAGATGTGCTAGGCACAAACCCAAAGAAAACAGCCCTCACATCGCTGTCACAACTCACCAAAGGCCaagcatccacgatcctCACTCGACTCTTGCATGGAGCAAAGGCGAGGTGGAAAGacaaagccaagcaagctAACAAATTGTGGCGACACAGCGAAAGGGAAAAGGCGAGAGTGCAGAGGGAGACAGTCAAGGTTGGCCCACTGCCTGTCGGCTAA